The proteins below come from a single Parageobacillus toebii NBRC 107807 genomic window:
- a CDS encoding FecCD family ABC transporter permease, whose amino-acid sequence MKKYTSLRIGKSISFLVDKKAITISLILLAVNVVIFLVSIGSGEMYISPLEIAKTLFGNGSDMNEVVIYTFRLPRILVALLAGMLLAAAGAILQGMIRNPLASPDVLGITGGAAAAVVAFLTLFSDENHSLTISIHWLPFAAFLGATITALLVYVLSWKNGMAPLRLVLIGVGISALMQACTTLLMITGPIYRASQANVWITGSVYGASWKHVTLLAPWALILLAISFLSVRKMNIQELGDELAIGAGVSLQKQRFFLLLLSTALTGGAVAFAGGIGFVGLMAPHMARRLVGSSFGALLPASALLGAIFVMAADLAGRMLFAPMEIPAGVFTAAVGAPYFIYLLYKSR is encoded by the coding sequence ATGAAGAAGTATACATCGTTGCGAATTGGGAAGTCGATCTCGTTTTTAGTCGACAAAAAAGCGATAACTATTAGTTTGATACTATTAGCTGTTAATGTGGTTATATTTCTTGTCAGCATTGGAAGCGGCGAAATGTATATTTCCCCGTTGGAAATAGCGAAGACGTTGTTTGGAAATGGTTCGGATATGAACGAAGTCGTGATTTATACGTTTCGCTTGCCGCGGATTCTTGTCGCATTGTTAGCAGGAATGTTGCTTGCGGCGGCGGGAGCGATCTTGCAAGGGATGATTCGCAATCCGCTCGCCTCGCCAGACGTGCTCGGCATTACGGGCGGGGCCGCGGCAGCGGTCGTTGCGTTTTTGACGTTGTTTAGCGATGAAAACCATTCCTTGACTATTAGTATTCATTGGCTGCCGTTCGCCGCTTTTCTTGGTGCAACAATAACGGCGCTTCTTGTCTATGTCCTTTCATGGAAAAATGGAATGGCGCCGCTAAGGCTTGTATTAATTGGGGTTGGAATATCGGCACTCATGCAGGCATGCACAACGTTATTGATGATTACCGGACCGATTTATCGGGCGAGTCAGGCGAACGTTTGGATTACCGGAAGCGTCTATGGCGCTTCGTGGAAACATGTTACACTGCTTGCACCATGGGCATTGATCTTATTAGCAATCAGTTTTTTATCAGTACGGAAGATGAACATTCAAGAATTAGGCGATGAATTGGCCATCGGCGCGGGAGTTTCCCTGCAAAAGCAGCGTTTTTTCCTTCTATTACTAAGCACTGCCTTAACTGGAGGAGCGGTCGCTTTCGCGGGAGGCATTGGCTTTGTCGGGTTGATGGCGCCGCATATGGCGAGAAGGCTTGTTGGTTCCTCATTTGGAGCGCTTCTTCCGGCCTCCGCGCTATTAGGAGCTATTTTCGTGATGGCCGCTGATCTTGCTGGGCGCATGTTGTTTGCGCCGATGGAAATTCCAGCCGGGGTGTTTACCGCGGCAGTTGGGGCGCCGTATTTTATTTACTTATTATATAAAAGCCGATAA